In Desulfobulbaceae bacterium, the genomic stretch CCACAACATTAAACCAGGCGTAACCGGTTGGGCTCAGGTCTGTTATCCCTATGGGGCCTCCGAAGAAGACGCCTTACGTAAATTAGAGTATGATCTGTATTACTTAAAGAATTTGTCTCTGATTATGGACCTGTGGATTGTTTTTAAAACGGTGAAGACAGTTTTGTTTCAGAAGGGGGCCCGGTAGTTCTTCTTTGGCACATTTGTTCTGAAACTGTGCATATACGTATTTTCTCGTCATACTATGCTTTCAGCCGGAACCCAGACCACTGTGACGCACTGGACCCCAGCTAAAATCATCTCCGTCAAGCGAGGAATGAACTGAGTGCTGGGGTGACGAAATGTTGGGTGAGGTGTCCATTTGTCGTTAATCAGATAAAGTACTCGACAGTCAAAAGTTCTCTCGTCATGCCGGGCTTGACCCGGCATCCAGAAAACGTAACTAATTAAAATAAAACCTGATTCTAGCTTTAGTAGATGTAGCGTGAGCAACATGTTTTTTGTTGCGCACGCGGGTCAAAATTTTGGTGATTGTTTACGAATTCATCAAATTTAAGGAATCCGACAATGAATACGGCAGAAATTATTTATAATCAGGTAAAAACATTACCAGAATCTATGGCCAGAGAGGTGCTTGATTTTGTCGGATACCTTAAGGGGAAACAGGAGTATCCAAGGCCTGATGATTTAATGCTGGCTCAAGAGAGTGTGTTATTACACATCTGGGACAATACCGAGGATGAGGTATGGAAGGATGTTTGAGACTGGAAGTATTGTGCTGATACCGTTTCCATTCTCTGATCTGAAAAGTAGCAAGAAGCGTCCCATTTTAATGCGTACCGTTCCTGACAGCAATGGTGATTTTATCGCCTTGGCCGTGACTTCAAAGGGCTATCATCCGGGTGCAGTAGAGTTGACTGCAGAATGTTTACAGTTCGGCACATTACCCTGCCAGAGTTGGATCCGAACTGAAAAGGTTTTCACACTGGCACAAAGTCTGATAGTGAAAATCGCGGGCAAAGTAAAGGGTGAAATTATCGAACAAGCGATAACAGGACTATGTGATAGTCTGGGAGATAAGCAATGATGATCGTGGGTGCTTCCCTGGGTATCTTACTCTACCACCTTGCAGGGTTTTTCTGTTGATGCACTCACAGCCAATAATAAATTATCTTACAATCGATGTTGAAGACTACTATCAGGTGTCGGCCTTTGACGATGTTGTTGATCCTGCCGCCTGGGATGGTATGCCGTCCAGGGTCGAGCGTAATACTCAGGTCATTCTTGATATCCTTGATGGGCATCAGGTCAAGGCGACCTTTTTCATCGTCGGGTGGATCGCCGAACGGTATCCAGCCTTGGTGCAAAGTATTGTCGATCGCGGCCATGATATTGGGTGTCATAGTTATCGCCACCGCCGGATCTATACCTTAACGCCGCAAGAGTTTCGAGAAGACACCAAAAAGGCGAAAGATATCCTGGAGGCAATCAGTGGCCGTGAAGTTGTAAGCTACCGGGCGCCAAGTTACTCCATTACCAGGAAATCCCTTTGGGCACTGGACATCTTGGAAGAACTTGGTTTTAAGTATGACTCAAGCATTTTTCCGATCCGGCATGATATCTACGGCATCCCCGACGCACCGCGTTTTAAGTACAAGCTGCCGGACCATGAGATGATAGAATTTCCCATTTCAACAGCCAAGGTCTTTGGCCGTAACATCCCGGCGGCAGGAGGTGGTTATTTTAGACTTTTTCCCTATTGGCTGACCAAGATTTTGTTGACGAAGATCAATAGAGATGAGCAACAACCCTTTGTTTTTTATCTGCATCCCTGGGAGGTTGATCCAGGGCAACCAAGAATTCATGCCGCAAAGCCCTTGTCAAAATTTCGGCACTATAACAATTTAAATAAGACCGCTATTCGCTTTGATCGGTTATTGTGTGATTTTTTGTTCGCTCCCTTGGCATGTTGCTAAAGAAAGAGGTTCGTTCTCCCTTTGCCGTTTCTGGTTGATCTTGAATGAAGATTAGTTCCAATATGCGGGATCTTGGCTCCCTAGTCCACGCCAAGGGTTGGATTAAGGTGTTCGTGGATCATTACGGCGATGCTGCGCGGATGGGTCTAATTCATAAAGATGATAAAGTGATAGAGTGCGGAATTATTCTGATGACCGGCAAGCGGGTTTGTATCCCTTGGGCTTCAACTCTGCGTGAATACAATACCTTGTATCTCAACATGCTTCTCAACTGGAACTTTTTGAAGTATGCTGCGGACTCAGGGCATGATTACTTTGACTTTGGTCGTTCGACCCTAGCAGAAGGGACATAAAAATTTAAGGCCCAGTGGGGGGCCGAGTCTCAGGCATTGTATTGGCATACCGTGCATCTTGCTGGCCAGCCTGCAAAAAGTGCCAATGGGGTATGTACATCATCCAACGGCAAACGCGAGCACTTGGCAGCTCTCTGGGCATGGCTCCCACTCTGGGTAGCAAATTTCTTGGGATCAGGCTTGCTGCGTCATATCAGTCTGTGAGTTTTATGACATCAATCCGCCGGAGAGTGAACCTATGACGGAAGACGTTCGCTGGCAACAGCGGTTCAATAATTTCAACAAGGCCTTTCATGAACTCGAGGAAAGCATTGACCTTGCCGGTCAACGACCGCTCTCCAAACTGGAAAAGCAGGGGGTTATTCAGGGCTTTGAATACACTCACGAGCTCGCGTGGAATCTCCTGAAAGACTACCTCGAATACCAAGGGCATGTGGGACTGATCGGCTCCCGCGACACGACGCGTGAGGCTTTCAAGCGGGGGCTCATCGGGAACGGTGAGATCTGGATGGAGATGATCACCTCCCGCAACCTGACCTCCCACGCCTACGACCAAGACATTGCAGACAAAGTTTACGCAGCGGTATTCTCCCGTTTCTTCCAGGAATTCCAGGCGCTCTCTGCTGAATTCTCCCAGCGCTGTGTCCAGGCGGAGTGATGGAGTTCGGTCTTTCGGAAAACGTTTGCGCCATTATTCGTGCGGTTTTGGCACGTTACCCCGTCATCGAACAGGCAATCATGTATGGCTCCCGTGCGAAAGGAACCTACAAGAATGGCTCGGACATCGACCTGACCCTCGTAGGAGACAGGCTGGACTACCAGACCCTAGTCTCGGTGGCCTCGGAGCTTGATAACTCTGACATCCCG encodes the following:
- a CDS encoding DUF2281 domain-containing protein — encoded protein: MNTAEIIYNQVKTLPESMAREVLDFVGYLKGKQEYPRPDDLMLAQESVLLHIWDNTEDEVWKDV
- a CDS encoding type II toxin-antitoxin system PemK/MazF family toxin, yielding MRYGRMFETGSIVLIPFPFSDLKSSKKRPILMRTVPDSNGDFIALAVTSKGYHPGAVELTAECLQFGTLPCQSWIRTEKVFTLAQSLIVKIAGKVKGEIIEQAITGLCDSLGDKQ
- a CDS encoding DUF3473 domain-containing protein; amino-acid sequence: MINYLTIDVEDYYQVSAFDDVVDPAAWDGMPSRVERNTQVILDILDGHQVKATFFIVGWIAERYPALVQSIVDRGHDIGCHSYRHRRIYTLTPQEFREDTKKAKDILEAISGREVVSYRAPSYSITRKSLWALDILEELGFKYDSSIFPIRHDIYGIPDAPRFKYKLPDHEMIEFPISTAKVFGRNIPAAGGGYFRLFPYWLTKILLTKINRDEQQPFVFYLHPWEVDPGQPRIHAAKPLSKFRHYNNLNKTAIRFDRLLCDFLFAPLACC
- a CDS encoding GNAT family N-acetyltransferase, yielding MKISSNMRDLGSLVHAKGWIKVFVDHYGDAARMGLIHKDDKVIECGIILMTGKRVCIPWASTLREYNTLYLNMLLNWNFLKYAADSGHDYFDFGRSTLAEGT
- a CDS encoding nucleotidyltransferase, producing the protein MTEDVRWQQRFNNFNKAFHELEESIDLAGQRPLSKLEKQGVIQGFEYTHELAWNLLKDYLEYQGHVGLIGSRDTTREAFKRGLIGNGEIWMEMITSRNLTSHAYDQDIADKVYAAVFSRFFQEFQALSAEFSQRCVQAE
- a CDS encoding nucleotidyltransferase domain-containing protein — encoded protein: MEFGLSENVCAIIRAVLARYPVIEQAIMYGSRAKGTYKNGSDIDLTLVGDRLDYQTLVSVASELDNSDIPHTVDLSILAQIENPVLCARIVRVGKVFYQRGSMVDRFRNV